In Serinicoccus marinus DSM 15273, the genomic stretch GGGACGCCGCTAAGATGCTGTGGTACCTGCGCCCCGACCAGCCGGCGTCGGTCGAGCGGGTGGCCGCCGAGATGGAGGCGCTCGTCGCGACTGCGAGGCGGCCGGCCTCCTGCTCATCGTCGAGATCCTCACCTACCGGCTCGAGGACGAGTCGCCGGAGGAGTATGCCGCGCGCATCGGCCAGCTGGTCGTCGACTCCGCGCGGGTCTCGGTGGAGCACGGCGCCAAGGTGCTCAAGCTGGCCTACCCGGGCTCGGCGCAGGCCTGCGCCGAGGTGAGCGCGGCCGCCGGGGGCGTGCCCTGGGCCGTGCTGTCGGCGGGCGTGGACCACGCGACCTTCGTGGAGCAGGTGCGGACCGCCGTCGAGCACGGTGCCGCCGGCGCGATGGCCGGTCGCTCGCTGTGGAAGGACAGCCTCGCCATGACGGCGGGGGAGCGGGAGGAGCTGCTGAGCACCCGTGCCCAGCCGCGGCTGGCCGAGCTGTCCGCCACCATCGACGGAGCCGTCCGGGACGCCGCCAGCGCCCCGGGTGCCGTCGGGGTCCCCGCGTGAGCGGGGGTCTGGACGGTCGGAGGGTCCTCGTCACGGGGGCCTCCGGCGGCATCGGCGCCGAGATCGTGCGCCACCTGGTGGCCGCCGGGGCGGACGTGGTCGCCGCGGCCCGGACGCAGGAGTCGCTCGCCGACCTCGTCGCCGAGACGGGGGTGCGCACCGTGCTCTTCGACCTCGCGTCCGAGGAGCAGATCGCGTCCGCCCTGGACGGCCTGGACCTGTGGGGCGTCGTCAACTGCGGCGGCTTCGGCGGCGAGATCGCGACGCCCACCGAGACCGACATCGAGGTCTTCGACCGGGCGATGGCGGTCAACGCGCGCGGCGCGCTGCTGGTCATCAAGCACGCCGCCCGCACCATGATCCGGCTGGGCGCCGGCGGCTCGATCGTCAACGTGTCCAGCCAGGCCTCGCTCGTGGCGCTGCCCAACCACGTGTCCTACGGCTCGTCCAAGGCCGCGCTGGACAACATCACCCGGGTCAGCGCCCTGGAGCTCGGCCCGCACGGGATCCGGGTCAACAGCGTGCACCCGACGGTCGTCATGACCGAGATGTCCGAGTTCTACTGGGGCCGCGAGGACGTCGGCCCGCCGTTCCTCGCGCAGATGCCGCTCGGGCGCTGGGCCACCCAGGCCGAGGTGGCGGCGCCCGTCGTGTTCCTCCTGGGTGAGGGTGCGTCGATGATCACCGGCGCCCACCTGCCCGTCGACGGGGGGTACACGTGCCGGTGAGCCCCGGAAGCGCCGGTCGTCCCGTCCCGGGCGGACGGGACTACCGGCGCGCCCGGCGCGCCGAGCTGCTGCGGTTCGCGCGGGGCTCCCGGGTGCCCGCGGGCTTCGGCTACCTCGACGACGAGGGAGCGGTGGACCCGGATCGTCCGGTCGAGCTCTACGTCACCTGCCGGATGACCCACGTCTTCGCGCTCGGTCTCCTGGCCGGTGAGCCCCCGGCGCCCGGGGGTCCGGGCCGGGAGGAGCTGGCCGACCTGGCGGCGCACGGCCTGGCGGCGCTGCTGGACGGCCCGCTGCGGGACACCGAGCACGACGGCTGGTTCGCCGCGGTGCGCGACGGGTCGGTCGAGACCGCCACGAAGCAGGCCTACGCCCACGCCTTCGTGGTGCTGGCCGCGAGCACCGCGGGCACGGCCGGCATCCCTCGTGCCGAGGAGCTGCTGGAGACGGCGCTCGCCGTCCAGGAGCGACGCTTCTGGGACGAGGAGCAGGGGATGGTGGTGGAGGAGTGGGACGCGTCCTGGTCCGAGCTGGACGCCTACCGCGGCATCAACTCCGCCATGCACACGGTCGAGGCCTACCTGGCCGCCTGGGCCGCCGGCGCCGGACCCCGGTGGCGGGAGCGGGCGCTGCGCATCGCCGGCCGGGTCGTCGGGTGGGCCAGGCAACGCTCCTGGCGCATCCCCGAGCACTTCGACGCCGACTGGACGCCGCTGCCCGAGCACCACGCCGACCGCCCCGCCGACCCGTTCCGCCCCTACGGCGCGACCGTGGGGCACGGGCTGGAGTGGTCGCGGCTCCTCGTGACGCTGGCCACCACCGGCGAGCGGACCGAGGCCGCCCTGCTGGAGGCCGGGGTGCAGCTGGCCGACCGCGCGGTGGCCGACGGCTGGGCCGCCGACGGTCAGGAGGGCTTCGTCTACACCACCGACTGGGAGGGCCGGCCCGTCGTGCAGGAACGGATGCACTGGGTCCTCACCGAGGCCATCGCCACCTCGACCGTGCTCCACTGGGTCACCGGCGAGGTGCGGCACGCCGTCGACCTGGAGCGCTGGTGGCGGTATGCCGACCGCTACCTCGTCGACGCCGACGGCCGGTCGTGGCGGCACGAGCTGGACCGGCACAACCGGCCCAGCGCGCGCACCTGGCCCGGACGTCCCGACGCCTACCACGCCTACCAGGCGTCGCTGGTCGCCGACGTCCCCGGGGCGGCCTCGTTCGCCGCCGGGGTGGCGGCGTGGGCGCGGTGACGGGCCCTTCCGCGGGCCGGCGGGTGCTGACCGAGGAGCGCTTCGCGGCCGTCCTGCTCGACAGCGACAGCACCCTCGTGGACTCGGCGGCGGCCGTGCGGCGCAGCTGGGTGGCCTGGGCGCGCCGCTTCGGCGTCCCCGCCGAGCGGCTCGGCGAGACGCACGGGATGCCGAGCCGGCAGACCATCGCCCGCCTGGACCGGGAACTCGACCTCGGGCTCGACCTCGAGCTCGCCGGTGCGGTCTTCGACGAGATCGAGCTCAACGACCTGCACGACGTGGTGGCGCTGCCGGGCGCCCTCGACGCGCTGGTCGCGCTCGGGGACCGGGCCGCGGTGGTGACCTCGGCCGACCGGGCCCTGGCGTCGGCGCGGCTGCGGGCCGCCGGGCTGCCCGAGCCCGAGGTGCTGGTCTGCTCCGACGACGTGGAGCGCGGCAAGCCCGACCCGGCCCCCTACCGGGAGGCAGCCGCCAGGATGGGCGCGGACCCGGCCGCCTGCCTCGTGGTGGAGGACTCGCCGGCCGGGCTGCGCTCCGGCCGGTCGGCCGGTGCCGCCACCCTGGCGCTGCTCACCACCACCCCGCGGGACCAGCTCGGGGAGGCGGACCTCGTCGTGCCCGACCTCTCCCGGGTGCGCCTCGGCGTCGACGCCGGGGGTTCCTGGCTCGTCCCCCGCGCCTGAGCGGGCGGGCCCTGACTCCGCCCCCGGACGTGAGCCGATCCGCACGCGCCGCCGGTCGTCACGACGCGTCGACGAGGGCGGTGCCCACCGCCTGGCCCACCGAGAGCGCGAGGAACAACCACGCTGTGGCCTGCCCCGCGTCCAGCGGCGCCAGCACCCGTCCCCACAGGATGAGGGTGCCGGTCAGCGCCATGTAGGCGGCGCCGAAGAGGGTGAGGCCCAGCACCGCCGGCCACGGCCCCGTGGCCGTCGACACGACGGTGGTGGCCAGCAGGATCCCGGCCGAGCAGGATCGGCAGCACCCCGATCCAGACCCTGCTGAGGACCCACCACACGAGCCAGAGCGCCGCTGCGATGATGACGGCCCGCAGGCACCAGGCCGTGACGAACCGGAGGCCGTCGCCGACCACCCGCATCCGGTCGATGCCGACGTTCGTGGTCGGGGCCGGTGGCCCCTCCGGCCGGGGCCCGCTGCCGGGCACGGTGGGCGGCCGGTGACCCGGCTCGTCGGCCGGCTGCTCGGCCCGGACGTCGAGCGAGGCGGCGGCGCGGGCCTCGTGGGGCAGGTCCTGGGTCGGCACGCAGCATAAGCGCCCTGCCCGCCCCGGTCTCAGCGACGGGGCGCCAGCATGTTCGCGTCGAAGTAGGCGCCCAGCTCCTGCGTCGCGGTCAGCGGGAGGATCGCCGAGACGTACTGGTCGGGGCGGACCACGACGACGACCCCGTCACGGGACAGCGAGCGCTCCTCGAAGATGTCGACGTCCGTCCACGCGCTCGGCGGGGCCGCGAAGACCTTCTCCCAGTCCATGAGCCCCAGCGACCCGCTGCGCGGCCGGAAGACCTCGGGGACTCGCGTGATGTCGACGTCCTCGTAGGGCTGCTGGTAGACCACCTTGACGTCGAAGACGGCGTCGGCGTCGTCCCCGGCCGGGGTGTACCGGCTCATCGGTGACGCGGGGGAGCAGGCCCACTCCGCCCACTCGGCGAGCGCCGAGGGCTCACCCGCAGCCGGGGCGTCGGCGAAGGCATACACCCGCCAGCGGCCGTCGGCCCGCGCGTGGTGACCGAGGTGGACGGCGTTGCCGTCGCAGACCCGCACGACCTCGACGGATTTGAAGCGCTTGCCCAGCGGGAAGCCCTCGGCAAGGCCCTGGTGCTCGCCGTCCGCGACCAGGTCGGAGGCGGCGTACTGCGTCATGAAGCCGGAGGGGAACTCGGCGGTGCCGAGGTAGAACGTCGCGAGCTCGGAGGGGTCGGTGATGTCCTCCGGCTTGCGGGCCATGAGCGAGGACCACTCGCGGTCGAAGTCGATGAGCTGCTGGGCGACCGGCTGCCGCTCCGCCGAGTAGGTCGTCAGCAGCGACGCGGGGCTGAGCCCGGTGAGCACGTGGCCGAGCTTCCACCCGAGGTTGAAGCCGTCCTGCATCGAGACGTTCATGCCCTGGCCAGCCTTGGCGCTGTGCGTGTGGCAGGCGTCGCCGGTGAGGAAGACCCGCGGGGTCCGGCTGTCCTCCTCGCCCTCCGGCACGTCGTCGAACTTGTCCGTCACGCGGTGGCCGACCTCGTAGACGCTGTGCCAGGCGACCTCCTGCACGTCGAGGGAGTAGGGGTGCAGGATCTCGTTGGCCCGGGCGATGATCTCCTCGACCGGGGTCCTGCGGATGCTGCGGTCGGCGTCCTCAGGCGACTCGCCGAGGTCGATGTACATCCGCGACAGGTAGCCACCCTCGCGCGGGATGTGCAGGATGTTGCCGGCCTCGGCGTTGATCGCGCACTTGGTCCGCCAGTCCGGGAAGTCGGTGTTGACCAGCACGTCCATGACGCCCCACGCGTGCCGCGCCAACTCCCCGACGTGCCGGCGGCCGATCGCCTCGCGCACCCCGCTGCGCGCGCCGTCGCAGCCCACGACATACCTCGCCCGGACCGTGCGCTCCTCACCCTCCCGGTCGCCGGCGACATGGCGGAGCCGTACCTCGACGGGGTGCTCGCCCTCGTCGTGGACGGTGAGCCCGACGAACTCGACACCGTAGTCCGGCACGATCCGGCCGGGGCCACGGGCGGCGGCCTCGGCGAAGTAGTCGAGCACGCGCGCCTGGTTGACGATGAGGTGCGGGAACTCGCTGATCTTGAAGGCGTAGTCCTCGGTCCGGGCGGTGCGGACGATGTTCTCTGGGTGCTCGGGGTCGGGTCCCCAGAAGTTCATGTAGGCGATGTTGTAGGCCTCGGCGGTGATCCGTTCGGCGAAGCCGAAGGCCTGGAAGGTCTCCACGCTGCGCGGCTGGATGCCGTCCGCCTGGCCCAGCGGCAGGCGGCCCTCCCGCCGCTCGATGATCCGAGTCGATACCTGAGGGAACTGCGAGAGCTGCGCCGCCAGCAGCATGCCCGCCGGTCCGGAGCCCACGAGCAGCACGTCGGTCTCGTCCGGCAGGTCCGCGGGGCGGTCCATCCCGGTGCCAGCGGCCTCCTGCACGCGCGGATCGCCCGAGACGTAG encodes the following:
- a CDS encoding SDR family oxidoreductase, with protein sequence MSGGLDGRRVLVTGASGGIGAEIVRHLVAAGADVVAAARTQESLADLVAETGVRTVLFDLASEEQIASALDGLDLWGVVNCGGFGGEIATPTETDIEVFDRAMAVNARGALLVIKHAARTMIRLGAGGSIVNVSSQASLVALPNHVSYGSSKAALDNITRVSALELGPHGIRVNSVHPTVVMTEMSEFYWGREDVGPPFLAQMPLGRWATQAEVAAPVVFLLGEGASMITGAHLPVDGGYTCR
- a CDS encoding AGE family epimerase/isomerase, which translates into the protein MSPGSAGRPVPGGRDYRRARRAELLRFARGSRVPAGFGYLDDEGAVDPDRPVELYVTCRMTHVFALGLLAGEPPAPGGPGREELADLAAHGLAALLDGPLRDTEHDGWFAAVRDGSVETATKQAYAHAFVVLAASTAGTAGIPRAEELLETALAVQERRFWDEEQGMVVEEWDASWSELDAYRGINSAMHTVEAYLAAWAAGAGPRWRERALRIAGRVVGWARQRSWRIPEHFDADWTPLPEHHADRPADPFRPYGATVGHGLEWSRLLVTLATTGERTEAALLEAGVQLADRAVADGWAADGQEGFVYTTDWEGRPVVQERMHWVLTEAIATSTVLHWVTGEVRHAVDLERWWRYADRYLVDADGRSWRHELDRHNRPSARTWPGRPDAYHAYQASLVADVPGAASFAAGVAAWAR
- a CDS encoding HAD-IA family hydrolase, with product MTGPSAGRRVLTEERFAAVLLDSDSTLVDSAAAVRRSWVAWARRFGVPAERLGETHGMPSRQTIARLDRELDLGLDLELAGAVFDEIELNDLHDVVALPGALDALVALGDRAAVVTSADRALASARLRAAGLPEPEVLVCSDDVERGKPDPAPYREAAARMGADPAACLVVEDSPAGLRSGRSAGAATLALLTTTPRDQLGEADLVVPDLSRVRLGVDAGGSWLVPRA
- a CDS encoding FAD-binding monooxygenase, yielding MQFHHHGYVSGDPRVQEAAGTGMDRPADLPDETDVLLVGSGPAGMLLAAQLSQFPQVSTRIIERREGRLPLGQADGIQPRSVETFQAFGFAERITAEAYNIAYMNFWGPDPEHPENIVRTARTEDYAFKISEFPHLIVNQARVLDYFAEAAARGPGRIVPDYGVEFVGLTVHDEGEHPVEVRLRHVAGDREGEERTVRARYVVGCDGARSGVREAIGRRHVGELARHAWGVMDVLVNTDFPDWRTKCAINAEAGNILHIPREGGYLSRMYIDLGESPEDADRSIRRTPVEEIIARANEILHPYSLDVQEVAWHSVYEVGHRVTDKFDDVPEGEEDSRTPRVFLTGDACHTHSAKAGQGMNVSMQDGFNLGWKLGHVLTGLSPASLLTTYSAERQPVAQQLIDFDREWSSLMARKPEDITDPSELATFYLGTAEFPSGFMTQYAASDLVADGEHQGLAEGFPLGKRFKSVEVVRVCDGNAVHLGHHARADGRWRVYAFADAPAAGEPSALAEWAEWACSPASPMSRYTPAGDDADAVFDVKVVYQQPYEDVDITRVPEVFRPRSGSLGLMDWEKVFAAPPSAWTDVDIFEERSLSRDGVVVVVRPDQYVSAILPLTATQELGAYFDANMLAPRR